The genomic DNA GTGGATCAGGTGCTACCCCTTCTTCATAAACACCATGATCTGCTGCCATTACAATAACACCCTTTTGATCTACGCTAGGAAATGGATTTTTTGTAATTCCTGCTAAATGGATAGCAATCTCTTCAAGTCTTCCAAGGCTTCCAATGGGTTTTAAAAGATTATCGATATATTTTTTTGCTTTTTCCATAGAATTTTTATCTAATTCACCAATTTGAACAAGGGTTTCCTTTAATAAGTTCATAAAAATTCCTCCTTTGTAGTATGTTTCTGATTTTATAGTATAACCAAAAAAAGCCCATGGTTTGCTGATAGATCAAGCAAACCATGAACTTTTCCATCATTCATGACATATCAGCAGCTATAGGCAGGTCTCCTGGCTTTGCATCATCATTTGATAAACCTTCCCAGAAAAATCCAGTGGCATATTTTATCAAACTCTGCTTTACAGTGATGGGATCGCTGAAGAATTTCACTTCATTCCCTATTCTCCTAAATAGGCACCTATAACCTTATAAAGTTAATATTATTATAAAGTAATTTTTATATTTTTTCAATGTTTACAAAAGATATTATAGAAGGAATTAAGACTTATAAAAGGAATAGATACTATAAGACAAAATACGAGTAGCTTATAAGGAGGAGAAATGTGATTGTATAAAATTACAGAATCGGATGAAAAAATTATCATAAAAGGAATAAAAGACTTTGATCCTATTCATATATTTGAGTGCGGACAATGCTTTCGATGGAATAAAGAAGAGGATGGAAGTTATACAGGAGTAGCCCATGGAAAAATTTTAAATGTTTACAAAGATGGGGAATATATTATTTTTGATCAAACTACAAAGGATGATTTTATAAATTTATGGATGAATTATTTTGATTTGAAAAGAGATTATGGAATGATAAAAGAAAATCTATCTAAAGATCCTATTTTAAAAGAAGCCATAAAGCATGGACAAGGGATTCGAATTTTAAACCAAGATGAATGGGAAACGACAATATCATTTATCATTTCTTCTAATAGAGGAATTCCAGTCATTAAAAAATCTATTGAAGCATTATGTGAAAAATATGGTACATATATTGGAGTATACAGAGGAAGAAAATATTATGATTTTCCAACCCCAAAACAATTATTAAATTGTT from Inediibacterium massiliense includes the following:
- a CDS encoding DNA-3-methyladenine glycosylase family protein, producing the protein MYKITESDEKIIIKGIKDFDPIHIFECGQCFRWNKEEDGSYTGVAHGKILNVYKDGEYIIFDQTTKDDFINLWMNYFDLKRDYGMIKENLSKDPILKEAIKHGQGIRILNQDEWETTISFIISSNRGIPVIKKSIEALCEKYGTYIGVYRGRKYYDFPTPKQLLNCSEEDIKQSHTGYRAKYIVNTTHMIEEAHVDLYGLKNLSTHDARNELLKLSGVGPKVADCILLFCMGKYDAFPIDVWVKRVMEYFYLPEETSLKKVQLFSQEKFKNLAGFAQQYLFYYARELGIGKKSVDS